One genomic window of Halostagnicola kamekurae includes the following:
- a CDS encoding adaptin protein, whose amino-acid sequence MTSNSHIQSSGMNRTNPIPTAVVCFDRDHTVSVNPHPERNAVPLSWVKYLAHEVANIDVWATGNQTLREEASIPGISEAITCWRYLTLPDDPVEYHAHVPIEARLPGRREGLHLIQAVYDRLATTTDTYRRIVVDDVDLSDLESGGWKHYFPWDFVTAVNAGTAEIDLPVPLDEPSNIPLTDPNCPETYSPLDFDQPGPLQYR is encoded by the coding sequence ATGACTTCCAATTCACACATCCAGTCAAGCGGCATGAACCGAACAAATCCAATCCCAACCGCGGTCGTCTGCTTCGACAGAGATCATACGGTAAGCGTCAATCCACATCCAGAGAGAAACGCCGTCCCACTTTCGTGGGTCAAATACCTAGCACACGAAGTAGCGAACATCGACGTCTGGGCAACGGGGAATCAAACGTTACGCGAAGAAGCATCGATTCCCGGCATCAGCGAAGCAATTACCTGTTGGCGATATCTTACGCTTCCAGATGATCCAGTTGAATACCACGCTCACGTCCCAATTGAGGCTCGACTCCCTGGCCGCCGAGAAGGCTTGCACCTTATTCAGGCAGTGTACGATCGGTTGGCAACGACAACTGACACGTATCGACGCATCGTCGTCGACGACGTCGATCTCTCTGACCTCGAGTCAGGTGGGTGGAAACACTATTTTCCTTGGGATTTCGTGACTGCAGTCAACGCTGGAACTGCAGAGATCGATCTTCCAGTCCCACTCGACGAACCGTCGAATATTCCCTTGACCGATCCAAACTGTCCCGAGACGTATTCACCACTCGACTTTGATCAGCCTGGCCCGCTTCAGTATCGGTGA
- a CDS encoding tRNA-guanine transglycosylase yields MLYRQRTLELPRGDLHTPVLFPVRNLGKRSSDNTPEYVDAIPDLPTAMINARAIRNRDPMWDRLTNGVSLREEMDTPNKTIVFADSGGYDFAAEDLDTTPEETLETQRLLEADIFGTVDLPISRDNRAAENQRRIDRSVELALKASDHHDSSEPLFASVHGYDPETVRNTVRYLEQHGDFDGYALGSLVPIRTDYTKTTKLILAARTATNKHLHVYGLGGLVYQPLLLYLGVDSFDSSAFIRSAGNRNYLIPGFGGEELTRIDDLSYLPCSCPVCGSRALDDIREDRDALTRHNLWAMATELRRFRYVDESGRDIEDYLDLRFQGNEVTQRAYQTAKQQVRRLS; encoded by the coding sequence ATGTTGTATCGACAGCGGACACTCGAACTCCCTCGAGGAGACCTCCACACCCCTGTTCTCTTTCCCGTGCGGAACTTGGGAAAGCGCTCGAGCGACAATACGCCGGAATACGTGGATGCAATTCCCGATCTTCCGACGGCGATGATCAACGCTCGAGCGATCAGGAATCGAGATCCAATGTGGGATCGACTAACGAATGGTGTATCACTTCGCGAAGAGATGGACACCCCAAATAAGACGATCGTTTTCGCCGATAGCGGTGGATACGATTTCGCCGCAGAAGATCTGGATACGACGCCTGAAGAGACGCTCGAGACACAGCGACTGCTCGAGGCTGATATCTTCGGGACGGTCGATCTCCCGATTTCTCGGGACAATCGGGCAGCAGAGAACCAGCGGCGGATCGACCGAAGTGTCGAACTGGCCCTCAAGGCGAGTGACCACCACGACAGTTCCGAACCTCTGTTTGCGAGCGTCCACGGATACGATCCAGAGACGGTTCGCAATACAGTTCGATACTTAGAGCAACACGGTGACTTCGATGGTTACGCACTTGGTAGCCTTGTCCCCATTCGAACAGATTACACAAAGACGACGAAATTAATCCTCGCTGCGAGAACAGCGACCAATAAGCATCTCCACGTGTATGGGCTCGGTGGACTCGTCTATCAGCCACTCTTACTCTACCTCGGAGTCGATAGTTTCGACTCATCTGCGTTCATTCGGAGTGCAGGCAACCGAAACTACCTGATACCAGGATTTGGAGGTGAGGAACTCACTCGAATAGACGACCTGTCGTACCTCCCATGTTCGTGCCCAGTCTGCGGGTCCAGAGCCCTCGACGATATTCGGGAAGACCGCGACGCCCTTACACGCCACAATCTATGGGCGATGGCCACTGAATTACGTCGTTTTCGGTATGTCGACGAATCCGGGAGAGACATCGAAGACTATCTCGATCTCCGGTTTCAGGGGAACGAAGTAACGCAACGAGCGTATCAGACCGCCAAACAGCAAGTCAGGAGGCTGTCGTGA
- a CDS encoding DUF7344 domain-containing protein, with the protein MSNRPATTSNVYKLLGNRRRLLTVKYLSLFDQENMIDVRQIASAIRSIETDTPPRAIPTDDYKSAYNSLIQQHLPKLDEAGLIEYDDDRKTVMINESLDRYSLLISMGDIMIK; encoded by the coding sequence ATGAGTAATCGGCCCGCTACGACATCTAACGTGTACAAATTGCTCGGCAATCGGCGGCGCTTACTTACGGTGAAATACCTCTCACTTTTTGATCAAGAAAACATGATCGATGTCCGCCAAATTGCAAGTGCAATCAGGAGTATCGAAACGGACACTCCTCCTCGAGCGATCCCAACTGATGACTACAAATCAGCCTATAACAGTCTTATTCAACAGCACCTGCCAAAACTCGATGAAGCAGGACTAATTGAATACGATGACGATCGGAAGACAGTGATGATAAATGAGAGCCTCGACAGATACTCGCTTCTTATTTCGATGGGAGATATTATGATAAAATAG